CGCTTCCGTCCTCCGGGCAGGTCTCCGTCGCCGCTGGCAAAACCGCCTCGGTGCTGCTAGAGGCCGCCGGAGCGCTGGACGATCGTCTGGCCCTGAGCGTGGAGGCGGATGGCGGCCAGTTGATCGCGGCACTGGTAACCGAGTCACTCGACGGGGAAACGCCCGCAGGAGTGGACGTGCTCACCGCCGGTGCCGCGCCCGCCAGGGATATGACCATCCCCGGTGTGGTGCTCGTCGAGGCCGCCGATCAGGGCCAGACGGAGGTCGCCGGCGCCACATCCTCCGATACACCGGCCGTGCGCGTGGTCAATCCTGCGGGTGCCCCCGCAACCGTCTCGATCTCCCTGATCGGTGCGGACGGTGAGCAGGAGCTGCCCGGCGCCACCGCCGTGACTGTGGATCCCGGCGCCGTGTTCGACATCTCCTTGGCGGGCGTCGATCCTGGTGCCTACGCAGTGCACGTGACCTCCGACGTCGCCGTCGCAGCCGCCGCCCGGCTTGTGCGCAGTGCGGGGGAGTATCCCGAACGCTCCGGTGCCCTCGCCCACGATACCGCCTGGGTGCAGGCCTCCGCCGCCGACGCCGCGGAGGGGTCGATGCTGGCCCTGCCCCGTAACGAGGGTCTGAGCGCGACCCTGTTACTGACCAACTCCGGTCAGGCCGCCACCGCCATCACTCTGACATCAGTCGACGGGCAATGGACCAAGGAGATCGAGGTCCCGGCCGCCACCACACTGACCCCCGAGGTTCCCGAAGAAGTCTCGGCGCTGGTGATCGCCGGCACGAGTGGAAGTCGTTTCTGCGCGGCCGCCGTGATCACCGCCGAGGCCTCCGGCCAGGTGCCCGGCACGCTCATATCCGTGGTGCCCACGGTTCCGGATGCACTTACCCAGGCAACCCGCAGCCTTCTGCTGCACTGACGCTCCACACAGGACGAGCACGGGCCAACGCGGTCAAGACGTCAAGCGCCGAGGATCATCTAGTGTGGGAGATGTGCATCGGCCGCCCAATCCGCATCCTGCGCGCATCCCCGCCTCGCCCCGTCGACGTGACCGGCACGGCAGGGGGCTGCGGGGTCCCCTGCTGCCGCCCAATCTGCCGGCCTGGCACACTCGTGCCGAACGCTTCGACGCCATGATCATCGATGCTGCCGATGACCTGGCCCGCCGCCATCCGGAGATCGCTCAGATGCAGTTCGCGGTGGAGGAGGTGCCGCCTTCGGATCCTGCGCCTTGGGAGGCCGGCGTGGTTCTCGGACGGGGATTCGCCGCCGAGCCTCGCGCCGGGCTGGCCACGCGCATAGTCCTGTATCGGCGGCCCATCGCCTCCCGGGCCCGTGGCAATGCCGAGCTGGCCGAACTCGTTCGACGCGTGATGGTGGAGCAGGTGGCGCTCATGCTCGGGCGCCGCCCGGAGGAGATCGACCCCGATCTGTGATCTGCGGTCCCGGCCGCGTGCTTGGAAGCACCCCGGCACATGGCCGCGGCTCCCACCGGTCCGGCTCGCCGCGCGGTAGCCTGCGGGCGTGAGAAGAGTCCGACACTGCCGCCGGCCCGGGTGCGAGAATCCGGCGGTTGCCACCTTGACGAGCGTGTACGCCGACTCCACGATCGTGCTGGGACCGCTGGCAACTCAGGCGCAGCCCGAGGCCTACGACCTGTGCGAGAAACATGTAGAGTCCTTCACGGCTCCGCGCGGCTGGCAAGTGATCAGACTCGCCACCGACTTCCAGCCGGCCCCGCCGTCGGAGGACGACCTGACCGCCCTGGCCGACGCCGTCCGCGAGGCCTCGCGGACGCCCCGCCCCAGGCCGCAGCCCGCCGAGCATGCGGGTCGTCCCGCCGGGCTGCTGCCGACCTCATTGACCGAGCCCCTGCCCGATCATCTGACCGGTCTGGGGGACGGTGAGATCACCCGTCGCGGACACCTGCGTGTACTGCGGGGAGACAAGGACGAGGACTAGGCGGGCGGATGCACCTGATGCGGCTGCGACCCCAGGGCGTCCCTGGCCCGGTCCTCCAGCCGGCGGTCCCGCAGCTCCAGCATGAACTCGCGATCCCGCCGCGCCGCCAGAATCGCCGCGAGGAAACGCTCCGGGTGCGTGTGCGGGGGCGGTGGCGGAGCCACATAGGGTTCGGCCTGCGCTGCTAACTGCATGGCCAAACGGACCCGCGCCTGCGGCTGCATCGTTGAGGCGCGCTGCAAGAAGGTGCGGGCGACCAGAGCCAGATGCCCCGGCAGGGCACGCAGGTCGGCAGCGGCCGCCCAACCGGCCAGCTCGGGCGGCATGAGAATCGGTGGTGCGTCGGAAGCGCCGTTGCGGTCGCGTACGGCATAGGTGCCGGCGAGCAGGTCACCCAGGCGCTTGCCGCGGCG
This genomic stretch from Actinomyces qiguomingii harbors:
- a CDS encoding DUF3499 domain-containing protein; the encoded protein is MRRVRHCRRPGCENPAVATLTSVYADSTIVLGPLATQAQPEAYDLCEKHVESFTAPRGWQVIRLATDFQPAPPSEDDLTALADAVREASRTPRPRPQPAEHAGRPAGLLPTSLTEPLPDHLTGLGDGEITRRGHLRVLRGDKDED
- a CDS encoding DUF5719 family protein → MSVSRRKLFAVVGRVASALLVLAAVVALTWWGTGTPRASSRDVTATAVSAPSGDSIYACPAGPGNTIGGVDLAETNASTTITALEPDSTLSYGGTELEQVTTTLEDAEGGVLSVEAPAGTSSGAIGQVTTVTAGGDLRGLTATPCTPPASVAWIVGGSAALGSSSELRLTNPGVTTVTATIHLYGSTGELTLPSSGQVSVAAGKTASVLLEAAGALDDRLALSVEADGGQLIAALVTESLDGETPAGVDVLTAGAAPARDMTIPGVVLVEAADQGQTEVAGATSSDTPAVRVVNPAGAPATVSISLIGADGEQELPGATAVTVDPGAVFDISLAGVDPGAYAVHVTSDVAVAAAARLVRSAGEYPERSGALAHDTAWVQASAADAAEGSMLALPRNEGLSATLLLTNSGQAATAITLTSVDGQWTKEIEVPAATTLTPEVPEEVSALVIAGTSGSRFCAAAVITAEASGQVPGTLISVVPTVPDALTQATRSLLLH
- a CDS encoding metallopeptidase family protein is translated as MHRPPNPHPARIPASPRRRDRHGRGLRGPLLPPNLPAWHTRAERFDAMIIDAADDLARRHPEIAQMQFAVEEVPPSDPAPWEAGVVLGRGFAAEPRAGLATRIVLYRRPIASRARGNAELAELVRRVMVEQVALMLGRRPEEIDPDL